The Pseudomonas wenzhouensis genome has a segment encoding these proteins:
- a CDS encoding Bug family tripartite tricarboxylate transporter substrate binding protein: MIRAAVAASCLAFAGQLLAAEPKRPECIAPAAPGGGFDLTCKLAQSALVDSKLLSSPMRVTYMPGGVGAVAYNAVVAQRPADAGTITAFSSGSLLNLAQGKFGRFDENAVKWLAGIGTSYGALAVRSDSPYKTLDDLVAALKAEPGKVVIGSGGTVGSQDWMQTALIARAAGIDPRQLRYVAMEGGGELATSLLGGHIQVASTDISDSVPHIESGDMRILAVFSDERLPGEVVSKIPTAKEQGYDVTWPVIRGFYVGPKVSDEAFAWWKSAFDQLLASEDFAHLREQRELYPFAMTGDELDAYVKQQVVQYKQLAQEFGLIQQ, encoded by the coding sequence ATGATCCGTGCCGCTGTCGCCGCCTCCTGCCTGGCCTTTGCCGGCCAATTGCTGGCCGCAGAACCCAAGCGCCCCGAATGCATCGCTCCGGCTGCCCCCGGCGGCGGCTTCGACCTCACCTGCAAGCTGGCGCAAAGTGCGCTGGTGGACAGCAAGCTGCTGTCCTCACCGATGCGCGTGACCTATATGCCGGGCGGTGTCGGCGCCGTCGCCTACAACGCCGTGGTCGCACAGCGTCCGGCCGATGCCGGCACCATCACAGCCTTCTCCAGCGGCTCGCTGCTGAACCTGGCCCAGGGTAAGTTCGGTCGTTTCGACGAAAATGCCGTGAAGTGGCTGGCTGGCATTGGCACCAGCTACGGCGCCCTGGCCGTACGCAGCGACTCACCCTACAAGACCCTTGATGACCTGGTCGCGGCACTCAAGGCCGAGCCGGGCAAGGTCGTGATCGGCTCCGGCGGTACCGTCGGCAGCCAGGACTGGATGCAGACCGCACTGATCGCCCGCGCGGCCGGCATCGACCCACGGCAACTGCGCTATGTGGCCATGGAAGGGGGCGGCGAGCTGGCCACCTCGCTGCTCGGTGGGCACATTCAGGTCGCCAGTACCGACATCTCCGACTCCGTGCCGCACATCGAGAGTGGCGACATGCGCATCCTTGCGGTGTTCTCCGACGAGCGTCTGCCTGGCGAAGTGGTTTCCAAGATCCCGACCGCCAAGGAGCAGGGCTATGACGTGACCTGGCCGGTGATTCGTGGTTTCTACGTCGGCCCGAAAGTCAGCGATGAAGCCTTCGCCTGGTGGAAGAGCGCCTTCGACCAGCTCCTGGCTTCCGAAGACTTCGCCCATCTGCGCGAGCAACGCGAGCTCTACCCTTTCGCCATGACCGGCGATGAACTGGATGCCTACGTCAAACAGCAGGTCGTTCAGTACAAGCAACTGGCTCAGGAATTCGGCCTGATCCAGCAGTAA
- a CDS encoding OprD family porin gives MLAASRQALPPVRLLCLAIAATGAAPLANAAFIEDSTASLTATNIYLNRDFRQFDGQNKREEWGQGFRLDLQSGFTEGTVGFGIDAMGLLGIKLDSGKGRTGTDLLPVHDDGRSADDFSRLGLTAKVKVSATELRYGSHVPELPVVKASDSRLLPQVFEGGLLTSSELEGLTFTGGRLDKVIDRASTDSEKMLLNAKNGRFAGGVEADHLDLAGVDYKFAPGFTGRYYFADLDDVYRQHFFGLLSSHKVGAGTLSSDVRYIVSRDSGAANAGKVDNQALNAMVSYGLGAHKFGLGFQDMSGDTGFAYIDGSDPFLINFVQINDFANADERSWQARYDYNFASIGVPGLTFMTRYIRGDDARVAGSDERGGEWERDIEFKYVVQSGPLKDLYVRVRNASFRSDFARDADENRVIVGYTLPIW, from the coding sequence ATGCTCGCAGCCTCACGCCAGGCTCTGCCGCCTGTTCGCCTGCTTTGCCTGGCCATCGCCGCTACCGGCGCAGCCCCCCTTGCCAACGCCGCCTTCATTGAAGACAGCACCGCCAGCCTCACGGCCACCAACATTTACCTGAATCGTGACTTCCGCCAGTTCGACGGCCAGAACAAGCGTGAAGAGTGGGGCCAGGGTTTCCGCCTCGATCTGCAGTCCGGCTTCACCGAAGGCACCGTCGGCTTCGGTATCGACGCCATGGGGCTGCTGGGTATCAAGCTTGACTCGGGCAAAGGTCGCACCGGTACCGACCTGCTGCCTGTGCATGACGATGGCCGTTCCGCCGATGATTTCAGCCGCCTGGGCCTGACCGCCAAGGTGAAGGTTTCTGCCACTGAGTTGCGCTATGGCTCGCATGTGCCCGAGCTGCCGGTAGTCAAGGCCAGTGACAGCCGACTGCTGCCGCAGGTCTTCGAAGGCGGCCTGCTGACCTCCTCCGAACTCGAAGGCCTGACCTTCACCGGCGGACGCCTGGACAAGGTCATCGACCGTGCCTCGACCGACTCCGAGAAGATGCTGCTCAACGCCAAGAACGGCCGCTTCGCCGGCGGCGTCGAAGCCGATCACCTCGACCTCGCCGGTGTCGACTATAAGTTCGCCCCCGGTTTCACCGGCCGTTACTACTTCGCCGACTTGGATGACGTCTATCGCCAGCATTTCTTCGGTCTGCTCAGCAGCCACAAGGTCGGTGCAGGCACCCTGAGCAGCGACGTACGCTACATTGTCAGCCGCGACAGCGGCGCAGCCAACGCCGGCAAGGTCGACAACCAGGCCCTCAACGCCATGGTCAGCTACGGCCTGGGCGCTCACAAGTTCGGCCTGGGTTTCCAGGACATGAGCGGCGACACCGGTTTCGCCTATATCGATGGCAGCGATCCGTTCCTGATCAACTTCGTGCAGATCAATGACTTCGCCAACGCCGACGAGCGTTCCTGGCAGGCTCGCTACGATTACAACTTCGCCAGCATCGGGGTGCCCGGGCTGACCTTCATGACCCGCTACATCCGGGGTGATGACGCTCGTGTTGCCGGCTCCGACGAACGTGGCGGCGAATGGGAACGCGACATCGAATTCAAGTACGTGGTGCAGAGCGGCCCGCTCAAGGATCTCTACGTTCGCGTGCGCAATGCCAGCTTCCGCTCCGACTTCGCCCGTGATGCGGACGAGAACCGTGTCATCGTCGGCTACACGCTGCCGATCTGGTAA
- a CDS encoding response regulator translates to MRILLVEDHPQLAESVAQALKGAGWTVDVLHDGVAADLALTSEEYALVILDIGLPRLDGFAVLARLRDRGQTLPVLMLTARGEVRDRVHGLNLGADDYLAKPFELAELEARVKALLRRSVLGGEQLQQCGDLVYDLGARRFSLKGEALSLTAREQAVLEAMIARLGRVMSKEQLAAQVFGLDEDASADAIEIYVHRLRKKLEGSAVRIVTFRGLGYLLEAIEA, encoded by the coding sequence GTGCGGATTCTGCTGGTCGAAGACCATCCGCAGTTGGCGGAAAGCGTGGCTCAGGCGCTGAAGGGGGCCGGCTGGACGGTGGACGTGCTGCATGATGGCGTCGCTGCCGATCTGGCACTGACCAGCGAGGAATACGCTCTGGTGATTCTCGATATCGGCCTGCCACGTCTGGATGGTTTCGCTGTGTTGGCACGCTTGCGCGACCGTGGCCAGACGCTGCCGGTGCTGATGCTGACCGCGCGTGGTGAGGTCAGGGACCGTGTGCATGGCCTCAACCTCGGTGCCGATGACTACCTGGCCAAGCCTTTCGAATTGGCCGAATTGGAGGCTCGGGTCAAGGCCTTGCTGCGGCGTAGTGTCCTGGGAGGCGAGCAATTGCAACAGTGCGGTGACCTAGTCTATGACCTGGGGGCACGCCGCTTCAGCCTCAAAGGTGAGGCGCTCAGTTTGACGGCTCGTGAACAAGCGGTGCTGGAAGCGATGATCGCGCGGCTCGGACGGGTGATGAGCAAGGAGCAATTGGCGGCGCAGGTCTTTGGTCTTGATGAGGATGCCAGTGCCGATGCGATTGAAATTTACGTCCATCGTCTACGCAAGAAGCTCGAAGGCAGTGCCGTGCGGATCGTCACCTTTCGTGGGTTGGGCTATTTGCTGGAAGCGATCGAAGCATGA
- a CDS encoding tripartite tricarboxylate transporter TctB family protein: MYQRIFGIVLLLCCLGLAATAWGYQAPFSYEPVGPRAYPLLLLTLMGLGAIYLIAKPASATAEHDEPPLDRHVLSKVVGCVVMLSAYAATFELLGFIPASILFAIAMARLYEGSWKVSVIAGVALGIGLYLLFDKALDVPLPLGILAALEN; this comes from the coding sequence ATGTACCAACGCATCTTCGGCATCGTGCTGTTGCTCTGCTGCCTGGGCCTGGCGGCTACGGCCTGGGGCTACCAGGCACCATTTTCCTACGAGCCCGTCGGGCCTCGCGCCTATCCGCTGCTGCTGCTGACGCTGATGGGCCTCGGTGCCATCTACCTCATCGCCAAGCCGGCCAGCGCCACGGCTGAGCATGACGAGCCGCCCCTGGATCGACACGTACTGAGTAAGGTCGTTGGCTGCGTGGTGATGCTCAGCGCCTACGCTGCCACGTTCGAACTACTCGGATTTATTCCAGCCAGCATCCTCTTCGCCATCGCCATGGCCCGCTTGTATGAAGGCTCCTGGAAGGTCAGCGTGATCGCTGGCGTGGCACTCGGCATCGGCCTCTACCTGCTGTTCGACAAAGCCCTCGACGTCCCCCTGCCGCTCGGCATTCTCGCCGCGCTGGAGAATTGA